One genomic segment of Thermodesulfobacteriota bacterium includes these proteins:
- a CDS encoding hydrogenase iron-sulfur subunit, with protein sequence MPYWNNKKPILAFFCSWAPYRCYMDLCKSESSFYPLIYPVKVMCSGRVDPAMVLFAFEKGAEGVMVLGCRNNECRYGPGPEQSRKTAAPIKALIQILGLEPKRFRSVKLSFNEKSRLLEEIDSFAEQVYKLKKSPFVA encoded by the coding sequence ATGCCTTATTGGAATAATAAAAAACCGATTTTGGCTTTTTTCTGCAGCTGGGCACCGTATCGGTGCTACATGGATCTTTGCAAATCCGAATCCTCTTTTTATCCATTGATTTATCCCGTAAAGGTGATGTGTTCAGGACGTGTGGACCCTGCCATGGTCCTCTTTGCTTTTGAGAAAGGTGCGGAAGGGGTGATGGTTTTAGGTTGCAGGAATAATGAATGCCGGTATGGTCCCGGACCGGAACAATCCAGGAAAACAGCAGCACCGATAAAGGCACTCATACAGATTCTGGGGCTGGAACCCAAACGGTTCAGATCTGTTAAACTCTCCTTTAATGAAAAAAGCAGGCTGCTGGAAGAAATCGACTCCTTTGCCGAACAAGTCTATAAACTGAAAAAATCGCCATTCGTGGCGTAG
- a CDS encoding ABC transporter ATP-binding protein, whose translation MNPEPVLAIDDLRTYFYSRSKRAFIRSVDGISLEVEKGEMLGIVGESGSGKSITAMSIMGLVNADPGVITGKIRFKTKSVYQDLLPDLKNYVRVHMHSGKIMEVYKDNNGWQKKIDRIMHHIRGREISMIFQNPKISMNPFITIGKQITESIMLNTGIKNRSEAKERALYWLDRVKIDSPGLRYNNNPYGLSGGMCQRAMIAMALSSEPDLLIADEPTTGLDATIQSKIVDLLAELKSTLRVTTMLISHDINVIRELSDKVAVMYGGTVLEHGPAKDVLSPGYKYKHPYTAALLASIPSEEHVRKKGYLQAIEGDVLDTINIPAGCRFCDRCNRVTDKIGEQCKHGEPELENVSSEHKIRCWLYSGS comes from the coding sequence ATGAACCCAGAGCCTGTTTTAGCAATCGATGATCTGCGTACCTACTTCTATTCCAGGAGTAAGCGGGCTTTTATCCGCTCAGTAGATGGCATTAGTCTTGAAGTTGAAAAAGGGGAAATGCTCGGTATCGTTGGTGAAAGCGGCTCCGGAAAAAGTATTACCGCCATGTCGATTATGGGACTGGTTAATGCAGATCCGGGGGTGATTACCGGTAAAATAAGATTTAAAACGAAGAGTGTTTATCAGGATCTGCTTCCGGACCTAAAGAATTATGTCAGGGTCCACATGCACTCCGGAAAGATAATGGAGGTGTATAAAGACAACAATGGATGGCAGAAAAAGATCGACCGCATCATGCATCACATTCGTGGCAGGGAAATCTCCATGATTTTTCAGAACCCCAAAATCTCAATGAATCCATTTATTACCATCGGCAAGCAGATCACTGAATCCATCATGCTTAATACCGGTATTAAAAATCGAAGTGAAGCAAAGGAACGGGCATTGTACTGGCTGGACCGGGTTAAAATAGACTCTCCCGGCTTAAGATATAACAACAATCCATATGGATTGTCCGGCGGAATGTGCCAGAGGGCCATGATTGCCATGGCCCTTTCTTCTGAGCCTGATTTATTAATTGCAGACGAACCGACCACCGGTCTCGATGCGACCATCCAGTCAAAAATTGTCGACCTTCTTGCTGAACTGAAATCAACCTTAAGAGTCACCACCATGCTCATCAGTCACGATATTAATGTCATCAGAGAGCTATCCGACAAAGTCGCAGTGATGTACGGCGGAACTGTGCTGGAACATGGTCCTGCCAAAGATGTTCTGTCTCCCGGATACAAGTATAAACATCCGTATACCGCAGCGCTCCTTGCATCCATTCCCAGCGAAGAGCACGTCCGCAAAAAAGGCTATCTACAGGCGATTGAAGGAGACGTACTTGATACAATTAACATACCGGCAGGATGCAGATTCTGTGACCGTTGTAACCGGGTGACGGACAAAATCGGGGAGCAGTGTAAACATGGAGAGCCGGAGTTAGAGAATGTTTCTTCCGAACACAAGATTAGGTGCTGGCTTTACTCCGGTTCCTGA
- a CDS encoding ABC transporter permease, which produces MKRYSQHKIKVSGFSDVPFWKKAGTMNLLYVSYGIFIVITVIVSYILGAFELLPFDPQKIDLALMMKSPGHEGHILGTDFMGRDILSRLIIGIQAYFLPGLLAIAIAIVFGTWFGVLAGYWGKGFDTSITYISNLLNSFPRLVLILLMVAAFKPDIYYIMVIIGITNIPVVASLIKGKIQFLKGKFFIEAATALGLKNRVIIFKHILWHNCRSVLIIQATLGMAEAILMETSLSYLGFGVQEPTPSWGNMVQAGANYFMQGKFWPSTAPALAILFTIMGFHLLGDGLNNIFEGKQKK; this is translated from the coding sequence ATGAAAAGATATTCCCAGCATAAAATTAAAGTCAGTGGTTTTTCCGATGTGCCTTTCTGGAAAAAGGCCGGGACCATGAACCTTTTGTATGTAAGCTACGGGATTTTCATTGTGATCACGGTGATTGTCTCATATATTTTGGGTGCATTCGAGTTGCTTCCATTTGATCCGCAAAAGATTGATCTCGCATTAATGATGAAATCGCCGGGCCACGAAGGCCATATCCTTGGTACTGATTTTATGGGCAGGGATATTCTTTCCAGACTTATTATTGGAATTCAGGCATATTTTCTTCCAGGCCTGCTTGCGATTGCCATCGCCATCGTTTTTGGAACATGGTTCGGGGTGCTTGCCGGTTATTGGGGCAAGGGGTTCGATACCTCCATTACCTATATTAGCAATCTGCTAAACTCATTTCCCCGACTGGTTCTTATTTTGCTTATGGTTGCCGCTTTCAAGCCTGATATCTATTATATTATGGTCATCATCGGTATAACCAATATTCCTGTGGTTGCCTCACTCATAAAAGGAAAAATTCAATTCCTCAAGGGCAAGTTTTTCATTGAGGCGGCTACCGCTCTTGGTTTGAAAAACAGGGTGATTATTTTTAAGCATATACTGTGGCATAACTGCCGCTCCGTTTTGATCATACAGGCAACACTGGGAATGGCTGAAGCCATACTGATGGAAACCAGCCTCAGCTACCTTGGATTTGGTGTCCAGGAACCCACCCCTTCCTGGGGAAACATGGTACAGGCCGGCGCCAACTATTTCATGCAGGGCAAGTTCTGGCCATCCACCGCACCTGCACTGGCAATACTTTTTACAATTATGGGATTTCATTTACTGGGTGACGGGCTGAATAATATATTTGAGGGGAAACAGAAGAAATGA
- the hdrA2 gene encoding CoB-CoM heterodisulfide reductase HdrA2, whose protein sequence is MTVAQAALSIPEEEIRTGVYICQCGLNIADAVDCQAVAEWAKDLEGVTVSRDYSYMCSDPGQQLVKQDITEYGLNRIVVASCSPRLHEPTFRQMCAEAGLNPYLFEMANIREQCSWVHTHQKESATEKAKDLVKMAVSRARLLKPLEEQEVPVTQQSLVIGGGVAGIQAALDLADNGFKVYMVEKKPSIGGVMAQLDKTYPTMDCSIUILGPKMTDVGRHPNIEMITFSEIKDIKGYVGNFDVTVTKKARYVNEKECTACGDCATVCPVLVPDEFEMGLASRRAIFIPFPQAVPSSYVLNSQDCLGQDPLICGKCKEVCEKGCIDYDAQDEELSFKVGTIVVATGMVPYDPTPLNEYGYTRFANMLTTMEFERLINAGGPTKGEVVRLSDLKVPKSVAFIQCVGSRSPGNKEANPYCSNICCMNTIKDTLMLKEHYPDMEVKVFYIDIRAFGKGFEDLFQRSKGKGVKYIRGLPGDVQEDPRSQDLILFAENTSTDLLERHRSELVVLSQGLVPSKDMNKIQEMLALQKTSDGFYLEAHPKLQPVDSASCGIFFAGTAESPKDIKDAVTQASAAAARAARIMSPGKITVEAITSRVDEEKCTSCGVCARVCPYHAITVDKKNKRPAVVIKAACAGCGTCAAECPFDAIEMNHFTDSQILSQVDAILDQEPLEKVVCFACNWCSYAGADSAGIARLNYPPNIRLIRTMCSGRVDEKFIWKAFKAGAPVVLLSGCHFGDCHYIDANHWTKKRVEKIWKKMEKWGLRKERLQLEWISAAEGVRFSQIMTKMEELRKTVTKKEIAATKKKIADNLKKKKRKKE, encoded by the coding sequence ATGACCGTTGCACAGGCTGCTTTAAGTATCCCTGAAGAAGAGATACGGACAGGCGTTTATATTTGCCAGTGTGGTTTAAACATTGCCGATGCCGTGGATTGTCAGGCTGTGGCTGAATGGGCAAAGGACCTTGAGGGTGTGACTGTCTCACGGGACTATTCTTATATGTGTTCCGACCCTGGCCAGCAGTTGGTCAAACAGGATATAACTGAATACGGCTTAAACCGTATTGTGGTTGCTTCCTGTTCACCAAGGCTTCACGAACCCACCTTTAGGCAGATGTGCGCCGAAGCCGGACTCAACCCATATCTTTTTGAGATGGCCAATATACGTGAACAATGTTCCTGGGTCCATACTCACCAGAAAGAAAGTGCCACTGAAAAGGCCAAGGATCTGGTGAAGATGGCTGTTTCCAGGGCGAGATTGCTTAAACCCCTTGAGGAACAGGAAGTGCCGGTAACCCAACAGAGTCTTGTTATCGGCGGAGGCGTTGCAGGAATTCAGGCTGCCTTAGACCTTGCGGACAACGGTTTTAAGGTCTACATGGTTGAAAAAAAGCCGTCCATCGGCGGGGTCATGGCACAGCTTGATAAGACCTATCCAACCATGGACTGTTCTATCTGAATTCTCGGTCCTAAGATGACGGATGTCGGTCGACATCCAAACATTGAGATGATTACTTTTAGCGAAATAAAAGATATCAAAGGGTATGTGGGCAATTTTGATGTCACGGTGACCAAAAAGGCCCGTTATGTAAACGAAAAAGAATGTACCGCCTGTGGAGATTGTGCCACCGTCTGCCCGGTACTTGTCCCGGATGAGTTTGAAATGGGCCTGGCTTCCCGCAGGGCGATCTTTATCCCCTTTCCGCAGGCTGTTCCCTCCTCCTATGTTTTGAATTCTCAAGATTGCCTGGGCCAGGATCCGTTGATCTGCGGCAAATGTAAAGAAGTCTGTGAGAAAGGGTGCATCGATTACGATGCGCAGGATGAGGAGCTTTCCTTCAAGGTAGGAACCATTGTAGTGGCCACAGGGATGGTGCCATATGACCCGACCCCTTTGAATGAATACGGATATACCCGTTTTGCCAACATGTTAACCACCATGGAATTCGAACGGTTGATTAATGCCGGGGGGCCGACCAAGGGGGAAGTGGTTCGACTGAGCGATCTGAAAGTCCCCAAGTCGGTGGCCTTTATTCAGTGTGTGGGATCCAGATCACCCGGAAACAAGGAGGCAAATCCTTATTGCAGTAATATCTGCTGTATGAACACCATAAAGGATACCCTAATGCTCAAAGAGCATTATCCTGATATGGAAGTAAAAGTGTTCTATATTGATATCAGGGCGTTCGGCAAGGGTTTTGAAGATCTTTTTCAACGCTCCAAAGGCAAGGGAGTAAAGTATATCAGAGGGCTTCCCGGAGATGTACAGGAAGATCCCCGGTCACAGGATTTGATTCTCTTCGCAGAAAACACGTCCACTGATCTGCTGGAAAGGCATCGCAGCGAACTGGTGGTTCTCTCCCAGGGGCTTGTTCCATCAAAAGATATGAACAAAATCCAGGAAATGCTTGCCCTGCAAAAAACCTCGGATGGTTTTTATCTCGAGGCACATCCCAAACTTCAGCCGGTGGATTCCGCTTCATGCGGAATATTTTTCGCCGGTACGGCCGAGTCCCCCAAGGACATTAAAGATGCGGTGACCCAGGCCTCCGCTGCTGCTGCAAGGGCTGCACGTATCATGTCTCCGGGTAAGATTACCGTTGAAGCCATTACCAGTCGCGTGGATGAGGAAAAATGTACATCATGTGGAGTATGTGCCAGGGTTTGTCCTTATCATGCCATTACGGTTGACAAAAAGAACAAAAGGCCTGCCGTAGTCATAAAGGCGGCATGCGCCGGATGTGGCACCTGTGCGGCTGAATGCCCTTTTGATGCGATTGAAATGAACCATTTTACCGATAGCCAGATTCTGTCCCAGGTTGATGCAATTTTAGACCAAGAGCCGCTGGAAAAAGTGGTCTGCTTTGCCTGTAACTGGTGTTCATATGCCGGAGCCGATTCTGCAGGAATCGCCCGTCTGAATTATCCGCCAAACATACGCCTTATCCGAACCATGTGTTCCGGCAGGGTGGACGAAAAGTTTATCTGGAAAGCCTTTAAGGCAGGGGCACCGGTTGTCCTGCTCTCAGGCTGTCATTTTGGCGACTGTCATTATATTGATGCGAATCACTGGACCAAAAAAAGGGTTGAAAAAATCTGGAAAAAAATGGAAAAATGGGGTTTACGAAAAGAGAGGCTTCAACTCGAATGGATCAGTGCGGCTGAAGGCGTTCGTTTTTCTCAAATAATGACAAAGATGGAAGAACTTCGCAAGACGGTGACCAAAAAGGAAATTGCAGCAACAAAAAAGAAAATCGCCGATAATCTTAAGAAGAAAAAAAGAAAAAAAGAATAA
- a CDS encoding ABC transporter permease, which translates to MKLSSIKPITILISKELMIALLLLLGVSFVVFIILFLSPGDPFSAMVKGQMMSEAATKGIHETIVVSDAWYSQYLSWLYNILHGNFGTSTRSGLPVLREVILVTINTVYLTIGSMFITLLLAIPIAIISARRGMTLFTWPATIFTYVVSALPVFWLGYIVIYISMHQFGLFPLAFGAMSKKFNWIYFMLPVFVLGVGNGTISEVVRFLRDEMERVFAEDYIRTARAKGASIWKHSFKEGFLIPITEIIASKISFILGGAIVVEQVFNWPGMGRMAWQAAQDRDYPLIMGITLMAAIIVRLGSLIQRVVHIIVNPRASQE; encoded by the coding sequence ATGAAGCTTTCTTCTATCAAACCCATCACCATATTGATTTCAAAAGAGTTGATGATAGCTTTGCTGTTGCTGCTTGGAGTCAGCTTTGTTGTTTTTATTATTCTTTTTCTGTCACCCGGTGACCCTTTCAGCGCTATGGTAAAAGGCCAGATGATGTCTGAAGCGGCAACCAAAGGTATTCATGAGACCATAGTTGTCTCTGACGCCTGGTATTCTCAATATCTGTCGTGGCTGTATAATATACTCCATGGAAATTTTGGAACATCCACCCGTTCCGGTCTTCCTGTGCTGCGGGAAGTTATACTGGTCACAATCAATACGGTATATCTGACCATAGGGTCTATGTTTATCACCCTGTTATTAGCCATTCCCATAGCAATTATATCTGCAAGACGCGGCATGACCCTGTTTACCTGGCCGGCTACTATTTTTACCTATGTGGTTTCAGCCCTCCCGGTATTCTGGCTCGGCTATATCGTTATATATATCTCCATGCACCAGTTTGGTTTATTTCCCCTTGCTTTTGGTGCCATGTCAAAAAAATTCAACTGGATTTATTTTATGCTTCCTGTTTTTGTTTTAGGTGTCGGTAACGGTACGATTAGCGAGGTGGTCCGTTTTCTGCGGGACGAGATGGAAAGAGTTTTTGCAGAAGACTATATCCGGACGGCCCGTGCTAAGGGCGCATCCATATGGAAGCATTCGTTTAAAGAGGGATTTCTGATTCCCATTACAGAAATCATTGCGTCAAAGATTTCGTTTATTCTTGGTGGAGCGATTGTGGTGGAACAGGTGTTCAACTGGCCGGGAATGGGGCGCATGGCGTGGCAGGCGGCTCAGGATAGAGACTACCCGCTGATTATGGGTATTACCCTTATGGCGGCAATTATCGTTCGCCTTGGCAGTTTAATTCAGCGAGTGGTTCATATTATTGTGAATCCAAGGGCATCCCAAGAATAA
- a CDS encoding (Fe-S)-binding protein yields the protein MDQDYTLAKLIEKYQIFHCVECGKCTGACPLAQVDRDFSPRLVAKYAIEEGLGSDYVKEKVWTCLTCGLCNDRCPIGISFTEFIRSVRSLFITEEFNGHLSHGGALQGLMRMQTAPDLSQNRLDWVNDEHRISSHGEILYFIGCLTYFETFFSTMNLKLKQIAADTVKILNSVSVTPVVLPDERCCGHDLIWTGDEKSFHKLRRLNIESFKKAGVKTIITSCAECCYTLKNLYPQSAEPFPFEVMHISEYLQKIGFSAKKELNKIATYQDPCRLGRFMEIYDAPRQLLESVMELREMPHFRAGSWCCGNSAWLHCDRYSKQLQVERLMEAKGTKSDLIVTACPKCQVHLTCAMNDVNLIQDLSMKIRDISSILAESIE from the coding sequence TTGGATCAGGACTATACTCTAGCCAAACTTATTGAGAAGTATCAGATTTTCCACTGCGTTGAATGCGGAAAATGTACCGGAGCCTGCCCACTGGCTCAGGTAGACAGGGATTTTTCTCCTCGACTGGTCGCCAAATACGCCATTGAAGAAGGTCTTGGCAGTGACTATGTCAAAGAGAAAGTCTGGACATGTCTTACCTGCGGGCTTTGTAATGACCGATGTCCCATTGGTATCTCTTTTACCGAATTTATTCGGTCTGTACGCTCCCTCTTCATCACAGAAGAATTCAACGGGCATCTCAGTCATGGCGGGGCTTTACAAGGATTGATGCGCATGCAAACAGCACCCGACCTGAGCCAGAATCGCCTGGACTGGGTCAACGACGAACATAGAATTAGCTCCCACGGAGAAATACTCTACTTTATCGGCTGCCTCACCTATTTCGAGACCTTCTTTTCCACCATGAACCTGAAACTGAAACAGATTGCCGCTGATACCGTTAAAATACTCAACTCTGTGAGTGTTACGCCTGTTGTTTTACCTGATGAGCGCTGTTGCGGACACGATTTGATCTGGACCGGCGATGAAAAATCGTTTCATAAACTGCGCCGCCTTAATATCGAATCTTTTAAAAAAGCCGGTGTTAAAACAATTATCACCTCCTGCGCGGAGTGCTGTTATACATTGAAAAATCTTTACCCACAATCGGCCGAGCCGTTTCCCTTTGAGGTGATGCATATAAGCGAATATCTGCAAAAAATCGGTTTTTCGGCAAAAAAAGAACTAAATAAAATTGCGACTTATCAGGATCCCTGTCGACTGGGACGTTTTATGGAAATCTATGATGCACCCAGACAGCTTCTGGAATCGGTGATGGAACTCCGAGAAATGCCCCATTTTCGTGCCGGTTCATGGTGTTGTGGTAATTCTGCATGGCTTCACTGTGATCGTTACAGCAAACAGTTGCAGGTTGAACGTCTTATGGAGGCCAAGGGAACAAAGAGCGATTTAATCGTTACCGCATGCCCCAAATGCCAGGTACATTTAACCTGTGCCATGAATGATGTCAACCTGATACAGGATCTTTCCATGAAAATCAGGGATATTTCTTCTATACTGGCTGAATCGATAGAATGA
- a CDS encoding ABC transporter substrate-binding protein translates to MKRLPSVLLLIFFFAFIMMAPQAGAEPKNDGKPDGGTLNYGEYGRPTTLDPITSNDMISMRITELIFNGLVGINEKQEIVPELAERWEMSEDGKFYTFYLRQDVTWHPKEEEEPAPFTADDVIFTYHIMMHPQTITSMKVRYEFIESVTKMDDYTVQFTLKRPILNALAKFSFKVIPQHGPANAEFLSREDPFAQKPIGTGPYMLKNITADREVILVANENYFKGRPHINKFAARPFADQNIMSQALLFNAIDMIVLVNHRDIPQIQGDKRYVLQPYNALSYSFFGYNIRNPLLADKRVRKAFTYAVNRQEMLDSFFHGQGTIISGPFAPGSWAYNLDVQPLPFDPEKAIQLLNEAGFVKGDDGIMAKDGQKLSLVLKVPIAKESEAVKRVVLAFKNYLNKIGVDIEGEFKEWLSWKEDVFLKHDFDIIFASWVFDDSADISSLFHSAEIGPWKNNFGAYSNPEIDSLIVESKLTLDHEKRRTINRKLHAIIADESPYTFLWTLTNYAAFNKKLRRVAIHPYKFFSFADDWFIPTSEQR, encoded by the coding sequence ATGAAAAGGTTACCGAGTGTTCTTTTATTGATTTTCTTTTTTGCGTTTATCATGATGGCGCCCCAGGCAGGGGCAGAACCAAAAAACGACGGGAAACCGGATGGAGGGACTTTAAATTACGGTGAATACGGCAGGCCGACCACGTTGGATCCGATCACCAGCAACGATATGATTTCCATGCGAATCACCGAACTCATTTTTAACGGCCTGGTCGGTATAAACGAGAAGCAGGAAATTGTACCGGAACTGGCTGAACGCTGGGAAATGTCGGAGGACGGAAAGTTCTATACTTTTTACCTGAGGCAGGATGTCACCTGGCATCCAAAAGAAGAAGAAGAGCCTGCACCGTTTACGGCAGATGATGTGATTTTTACCTATCATATTATGATGCATCCCCAAACCATCACATCCATGAAGGTCAGGTACGAGTTTATTGAGAGCGTGACCAAGATGGATGATTATACCGTGCAGTTTACTCTCAAAAGGCCTATTTTAAATGCCCTTGCCAAGTTCAGCTTCAAGGTGATTCCCCAGCACGGGCCGGCAAACGCGGAATTTCTATCCAGGGAAGATCCGTTTGCCCAAAAGCCGATTGGGACAGGGCCGTATATGCTGAAAAACATTACGGCCGATCGCGAGGTGATACTGGTGGCAAATGAAAATTATTTCAAGGGTCGCCCTCATATCAACAAGTTTGCGGCAAGGCCTTTTGCGGATCAGAATATCATGAGCCAGGCGCTGCTTTTTAATGCAATCGACATGATTGTACTGGTCAATCACCGGGATATACCACAAATCCAAGGGGATAAGCGTTATGTCCTGCAGCCCTATAATGCGTTGTCCTACTCATTTTTTGGCTACAACATACGAAACCCGCTGTTAGCCGATAAACGCGTTAGAAAAGCATTTACCTATGCGGTAAACAGGCAGGAAATGCTCGATTCTTTCTTTCATGGCCAGGGGACTATTATTTCCGGTCCCTTTGCGCCCGGAAGCTGGGCCTACAACTTGGACGTTCAACCTCTTCCCTTTGATCCTGAAAAAGCGATTCAGTTGTTAAATGAAGCCGGGTTTGTGAAAGGGGATGATGGAATCATGGCAAAGGACGGGCAGAAACTTTCGCTCGTATTGAAAGTTCCCATCGCAAAGGAAAGTGAAGCCGTAAAGCGAGTCGTCCTGGCCTTTAAGAATTATCTAAATAAAATCGGCGTTGATATCGAAGGAGAATTCAAAGAGTGGTTATCCTGGAAAGAAGATGTTTTTCTTAAACATGATTTTGATATCATATTTGCTTCCTGGGTTTTTGATGATTCCGCTGATATTTCTTCCCTGTTCCATTCAGCAGAAATCGGACCATGGAAAAACAACTTCGGAGCTTACTCCAACCCTGAGATAGACAGCCTGATTGTTGAAAGCAAGCTGACTCTTGATCACGAAAAACGAAGAACCATAAACAGGAAACTCCATGCCATTATTGCAGATGAGAGTCCGTACACGTTTCTGTGGACTTTAACCAACTATGCGGCTTTTAACAAGAAATTAAGGCGTGTGGCGATTCATCCTTACAAGTTCTTTTCATTTGCTGATGACTGGTTCATACCTACTTCAGAACAGCGGTAA
- a CDS encoding oligopeptide/dipeptide ABC transporter ATP-binding protein — translation MAETILEVKNLKKYYTQPGGIISPFQGSKRIIPAVDDVSFYIKEKETMGLVGETGCGKTTIGRTLLKLTPVTSGKIIFEKKDITRLSPHEFLPFRRQIQMIFQDLDAALNPKMRVKSILKEALTVHRKLSDKEINRKIDELLEKVNLSKSELTNFPGELSGGEKRRVGIARALAVGARFLVADEPTSALDVSIQAQVVNLLKDLQNNLGLSYLFISHDLRIVELISHKVAVMYLGQIVEMGMSGRIANEPRHPYTSILWSSLVEKKSREATKVSNDNTKETWGVFDFERPHTGCRFAPRCPVYEAKGRPSICSDPSSAPELRDIGHAHKVRCYFPL, via the coding sequence ATGGCCGAAACAATATTAGAAGTTAAGAACCTGAAAAAATACTATACTCAGCCAGGGGGGATAATTTCTCCATTTCAAGGATCAAAACGAATTATTCCCGCTGTGGACGACGTCAGTTTTTACATCAAAGAAAAAGAAACCATGGGCCTGGTCGGTGAAACCGGTTGCGGGAAAACGACCATAGGCAGGACCTTGCTCAAGCTAACACCGGTGACCTCCGGCAAAATCATATTTGAAAAAAAAGATATTACCCGACTTTCACCCCATGAATTCCTTCCTTTCAGACGACAGATCCAGATGATATTTCAGGATTTGGATGCAGCACTCAACCCGAAAATGCGCGTTAAGTCCATACTTAAAGAAGCCCTCACCGTTCATCGAAAACTGAGTGACAAGGAAATTAACCGAAAAATTGATGAGCTGCTTGAAAAGGTGAATTTAAGCAAAAGTGAACTTACCAACTTTCCCGGGGAGCTTTCAGGCGGGGAAAAGCGACGGGTGGGAATTGCACGGGCCCTGGCAGTAGGTGCCCGGTTTCTGGTAGCGGATGAACCGACGAGTGCTCTGGATGTATCTATACAGGCTCAGGTGGTCAACCTGCTAAAAGACCTGCAAAACAATCTGGGGCTGTCGTACCTTTTTATTTCACACGATTTGCGTATTGTCGAGTTAATCAGCCACAAAGTTGCCGTGATGTACCTGGGACAGATTGTGGAGATGGGTATGTCCGGCCGCATTGCAAACGAACCGCGCCATCCTTACACGAGTATACTCTGGTCCTCCCTGGTTGAAAAAAAGAGCCGGGAAGCAACCAAAGTCTCTAATGATAATACGAAGGAGACCTGGGGAGTATTTGATTTTGAGCGTCCCCATACCGGCTGCCGATTTGCTCCGCGCTGTCCGGTATATGAAGCCAAAGGAAGACCCTCCATATGCAGCGACCCTTCTTCAGCCCCTGAGCTTCGAGACATCGGCCATGCCCATAAGGTCAGATGTTATTTCCCTCTTTAA